The following nucleotide sequence is from Primulina huaijiensis isolate GDHJ02 unplaced genomic scaffold, ASM1229523v2 scaffold42781, whole genome shotgun sequence.
GCATAAGGATGATCTTAGTAACAGATTCTACATAATTATTCTGGTCAACAAGTCTAGAAAAGCCCACAAAATATCATTTGACTGGAGGCACTAATCAAGTTTCAAGGCGTTCATATTATTACCCATGTTTTGAAAGAATGTAACTGACACTTTCTTATGTATTCCAGAAAGTTTGTAGCTTTATTACATTTCTTGGGAAATTCAATTTGGACATTATTTCTTTTTCCATGATGGTTGACATAAGGTTGATCTACAGGAATTTCAAATCTTCTCTACAAGACTACCTTACAAGAAATCATCGGCAAATAAAACCTTGAaggaaacaaaaagaaaaatgtagCTCCAACGAACCAAAACCATACCGTGGCAATAATAAGAAATGCTACGACAGCAAATCTCTTCATTCGAAATGGAGGAACTGAATAAATGGTTCCAAGGAAAAGACCAAGACAATATAGAGAAGTGATGAAAGAACCAAAGTTTAATCCAACAATTAGAATACCAACGAACGCCAGAGACAACACCAAGAACCATGCAGATCTTACTGAAAGATCTCCTGCAGCTATAGGTAAGAAAGGCTTGTTCACCCTGCAGTTCAAGCCAACAATTTGCAAAAATCACAAGACAAAGAGGAGAGTATTTTGTAATGTAGGTGGAAAACAGGACATAAGTGCACGCTTCATGGCAAAGAGCATGATAAAATGAAGACATAAAAAGAGCAGTCCTTGATATAAATAAACTCAAGTTTACAAACCGCATGATGGTGTAGCTTACTTGTCAATCCCTACATCATATATCTGATTGATTCCCACAATGTAACCATTTCCACAAATGAGCGCTACAAGTCCATAAAATGCCTTCAGAAGTAGTGACCACCTTATCAAATTCGGATTCTCGATTAAAGCTCTGGTAACTAAGGAGCTGTCAAGAAACGAATGACACGGGTTCATCTCATATTTATGTTTTTCCACTAGCAAAAGTAAACTTGATAAAAGTTATAGAATTAATTGCTCACGCTGATCCTAATGTAGTTCCACGTATGGTGTGGGGCCTTAGAAATCTCCAGAAGGCATCCTTGAAATGGTCAACTTTGTTCCACCAAGAATCACTTCCAGCTGCATCAACTTTAGAGCAGGCCTGACAATTtaatctttcatacatagactCGTCAAATAATTAgccattataataataaatctgCTTAGACATAAATCCATGGGAAACTTAAATCTGTTTGAACCACAAAGTGAAATGCAGCATGCCAGTATAATCAGACGACAGAAAACCCATCAAAATTccataaaactcaacaaatgaccaaattttcaagataaatAAGGAGGAATTGCGCATACCCAGGAGCCCAGATGGGACGACGAGCTGTTCTTGAGGAGAATTTGGTGTGTGCAGCGGAAAAGGCCAAGTTATTAGAAGATTTGAAAACGAATGAGGGGGGAGTGGAAATGGGGAGCTTATTTCTCCTAAAAGTTTGAGCAGGTAGGAGGACGGATGAGCAGTGAGTGGTAGCGACCTCCATGGCCGTTCGATTAATCAGAGCTGAGTAGGAGAAATTGCATTTGCTTGTGGAGAGGATGGCGAGCGATGATAGATGGAAGGTTGCTTTtttctaattaaattataatttattaataaaatatcaaaaagacaaaaaaattcAGACATTTGTAATAAAGACTATTAATAGTATTTTAGacttcatatttttaaaaaatcaaacataaaaccAATTTTTACCATATGTGTAAATTTGCATGcgtttttttaacataaagttgaaagtaattttttttaaaatgaagaaCATATTaacttattaatatttttttaggagTTCTATGAATGATATGCAGCTAGATGTTTAACAAAAGTGTTTGTCTAAGAAAAGATCCAAACAATATATTCTAGAATTACAACATAATAAAATGTCGATACCGCAAAAGATCGTGTTGATAGTTATGCTACAATCCTGTTGTTTTGATCATCCAACTTTGATTGCTCGATCGGTGCTATCTGACTATctgttttttttatacaatagGATGAGAGAAATTTATCTATTTAAATTCATATAAATGTGACTTTAATATCATTATTGTTGTTAATGCATGGAGGGCGTCAGACTAAATCGCACTGCGTACTTCCTATATGTATAAAACTAAATGCCTGAAGAATTGTAAAATATTTACTACCAAATGTTTAATTGATCCAAAACTGACGAAAGTAATCGAAattgagtgttttctccaacttTTATCCACacatacatataaaatatatataattgtgtgtgtgtgtgtgtgtgtgtgtgtgtgtgtgtgtcataTGATCAACAACTTCATCAAGTAGTAACGCGAGCGAAGTGCGTTCTTGACATCATTACTTGTAAACTATAACAATGACAGGAATATGATATCATATGGGTATGAATACAATAATTTCTAAAAATTGAGCATATCGTATAAGAAGAAAATATGATTTTGCTTGATGAACAAAACATATCTTCAAATCAAGGGATATCTTCACAAAAAACCTCGAGTAAAAATCTCCAAATCtcatttttaaaactttcaaaTAATGCCATGTAACCTTTACTTTTCTGCAAAATTACGAAACATTTTAAGGGATATTCATGATATTAGTATAAAAGTAAAGATTTTGGATTTCAGAAACTAACAAACAGAATATGCAACTCTTTCCTCCCCAAAAGAAGCGTTGAAGAAAAACTGGCTCGATACAAATCAAAAGACATCAAATCTCGTCTGATAGAGTAATACATAGACACTAGTAGCAGAGTCATATCA
It contains:
- the LOC140969842 gene encoding homogentisate solanesyltransferase, chloroplastic, coding for MEVATTHCSSVLLPAQTFRRNKLPISTPPSFVFKSSNNLAFSAAHTKFSSRTARRPIWAPGLNCQACSKVDAAGSDSWWNKVDHFKDAFWRFLRPHTIRGTTLGSASLVTRALIENPNLIRWSLLLKAFYGLVALICGNGYIVGINQIYDVGIDKVNKPFLPIAAGDLSVRSAWFLVLSLAFVGILIVGLNFGSFITSLYCLGLFLGTIYSVPPFRMKRFAVVAFLIIATVRGFLLNYGVYYATRAALGLTFEWSSPVTFITTFVTLFALVIAITKDLPDVEGDRKFQISTLATKLGVRNIALLGSGLLLINYVGSILAACYMPQAFRRNLMIPAHAILALGLTSQAWVLEKANYSKDAISEFYRFIWNLFYAEYFIFPFI